In Thermomicrobiales bacterium, one DNA window encodes the following:
- the ndk gene encoding nucleoside-diphosphate kinase translates to MALERTLIILKPDAVQRGLIGEILGRIERRGLKFVGLKLMQIDAELAERHYGVHKGKPFYEGLIEYITSGPVIVGVVEGPSAIDAVSNLVGATNPVAAAPGTIRADFAVTIGRNLIHRSDAADTAAHEVSIFFSEDEINAWDRDVDRWIIED, encoded by the coding sequence GTGGCATTAGAACGGACGCTGATCATTCTCAAGCCCGACGCTGTCCAGCGTGGTTTGATCGGTGAGATCCTGGGTCGAATCGAGCGTCGGGGCCTGAAGTTTGTCGGGCTCAAGCTGATGCAGATCGATGCCGAGCTGGCCGAGCGCCACTACGGCGTCCACAAGGGCAAGCCGTTCTACGAGGGGCTGATCGAGTACATCACCTCCGGGCCGGTCATTGTCGGTGTCGTCGAAGGTCCGTCGGCGATTGATGCCGTGTCCAACCTCGTTGGCGCGACCAACCCGGTCGCCGCTGCGCCCGGCACGATCCGCGCCGATTTCGCGGTCACCATCGGTCGCAACCTGATCCACCGCTCCGACGCCGCCGACACGGCTGCCCACGAGGTCAGCATCTTCTTCAGCGAGGATGAGATCAACGCCTGGGACCGCGACGTCGATCGCTGGATCATCGAGGACTAG
- a CDS encoding tetratricopeptide repeat protein: MPDSVTPLARDLAAARDALTQGDDARAAAICDALLDRYPSYASAWLVRADIALHRDDANAAEAGYAAALAGRPDCSAVWFGLGRVAELRGRLDDALAFCQVAWELAPQHRNLRAHLTRLSSERTGVDGVLQLSSPALATLHAQAGRHERAAREFQAALARLPDRVDLRLGLLASLWHLGLDDDAASVADAVLQSHPLAAPALLIQADIDQRSGPGILVDRLVRRLRAVDPAGDLVQSTQDAHPQIDLSWLAPA; encoded by the coding sequence GCCGCTGCTCGCGATGCGCTGACTCAGGGCGACGACGCCCGAGCGGCGGCAATCTGCGACGCACTGCTGGATCGCTATCCGTCGTATGCCTCCGCCTGGCTCGTTCGTGCCGACATCGCGTTGCACCGTGACGATGCCAATGCTGCGGAAGCTGGCTATGCCGCTGCGCTGGCCGGACGACCGGACTGCTCGGCTGTCTGGTTCGGCCTCGGCCGAGTCGCCGAGTTGCGTGGCCGGCTCGATGACGCTCTTGCATTCTGTCAAGTCGCCTGGGAGCTTGCGCCGCAGCATCGCAACCTCCGGGCGCACCTCACCCGCCTGTCCTCCGAGCGCACCGGCGTGGATGGCGTGCTGCAGCTATCCAGCCCGGCGCTGGCGACGCTCCACGCGCAGGCCGGTCGGCACGAGCGAGCGGCACGCGAATTTCAGGCAGCGCTCGCTCGCCTCCCCGATCGTGTCGATCTGCGCCTGGGCTTGCTCGCCTCGCTCTGGCATCTGGGGCTCGATGACGATGCCGCCTCGGTGGCCGATGCGGTTCTGCAGTCGCACCCGCTCGCCGCGCCCGCTTTGCTGATTCAGGCAGACATCGACCAGCGTAGCGGCCCCGGCATCCTCGTCGATCGGCTGGTGCGTCGCCTGCGTGCGGTTGATCCGGCCGGCGATCTCGTCCAGTCCACTCAGGATGCACACCCGCAGATCGACCTGAGCTGGCTTGCGCCGGCTTGA
- a CDS encoding ABC transporter ATP-binding protein — protein MSTSTDTMVSENPATAATDQPIIKATGVIKTYHTGKVSVPALRGLDIQVNRGEMVAIMGASGCGKTTLLNCLSGLDTIDEGEILIAGQDLAHLPDDDRTEFRARNMGFVFQFYNLLPVLSAAENVELPLLVSGVKPKQARERALKILDRVGLGEWANHKPAELSGGQRQRVTIARALVNEPAIVWADEPTGDLDSETADDVMDLMIELNKTQQQTFVIVTHDPRIGAMTNRIVRMSDGRVISDGLPADH, from the coding sequence ATGTCGACGTCGACAGACACCATGGTCTCCGAGAATCCTGCCACTGCCGCCACGGATCAACCGATCATCAAGGCGACCGGGGTTATCAAGACATATCATACCGGTAAGGTCAGCGTCCCGGCGCTGCGTGGTCTCGACATCCAGGTTAATCGTGGCGAGATGGTCGCGATCATGGGCGCTTCCGGCTGCGGTAAGACAACGCTGCTCAACTGCCTGTCTGGTCTGGATACGATTGATGAGGGCGAGATCCTCATCGCCGGCCAGGACCTCGCTCACCTGCCGGACGACGACCGCACCGAGTTCCGCGCCCGCAATATGGGCTTTGTCTTCCAGTTCTATAACCTGCTGCCGGTCCTTTCGGCGGCGGAGAATGTCGAGCTGCCGCTGCTTGTGTCCGGCGTCAAGCCGAAGCAGGCGCGCGAGCGCGCGCTGAAGATCCTCGACCGCGTTGGACTCGGCGAGTGGGCAAACCACAAGCCGGCCGAGCTCTCCGGCGGTCAGCGGCAGCGCGTCACGATCGCACGCGCCCTGGTCAACGAGCCGGCCATCGTCTGGGCCGACGAGCCGACTGGTGACCTCGATAGCGAAACGGCCGATGACGTGATGGATCTGATGATCGAGCTGAACAAGACGCAGCAGCAGACATTCGTCATCGTCACCCACGACCCGCGCATCGGCGCAATGACGAACCGCATCGTCCGGATGAGTGACGGACGCGTCATTTCCGATGGCCTTCCTGCCGATCACTAG
- a CDS encoding MATE family efflux transporter, which yields MSIRRRFSMASANGSHDITHEDDGLDQRQIRRDVIRIAWPSILENLLQSVLGMITILMVSRIGSAEVAAVGASQQLQMLFISAFFALSMGTTVIVAHAFGAGEHHRINIAAKQSTAAGLVLSIVVAIIVFALAHPMLAMLGAETNVIDAGARFQRISSIGYVFMAMMFILGGALRGVGDTRTPMLVTAGINVLNVVVALPLIFGFGPIPGLGLDGAAIGQVVSRMAGAAIMGWLLLRGMQGISIAGRDGWLPDLYYLKRLADISIPSMGESLLRSGGQILFVVIVFMLGTAVAAGHQIAQNAVFLSMFPGFGFSMAATALVGQSLGAKNPERAKAAALTATRACVVWMSVMGAAFFLFATPIMELSATGDDRQTIIDAGVAALRVIAFAQPIQAIGFVLAGALRGAGDTRFPMISTGVSMWIFRIPLAYAFAITLGLGLGGVYLAMATDNFILMMMNIWRYRQGRWLTSRLGPKSPDAPELSEPDRTPYIEPERELAGAGQAPPDALVRRKGL from the coding sequence GTGTCGATTCGACGTCGCTTCTCGATGGCCAGCGCGAATGGCTCACATGACATAACACACGAAGACGACGGTCTCGACCAACGACAGATCCGGCGCGATGTCATTCGCATCGCCTGGCCGTCGATCCTTGAGAACCTGCTCCAGAGCGTGCTGGGCATGATCACGATCCTGATGGTGAGTCGGATCGGATCGGCCGAGGTCGCGGCGGTTGGCGCATCACAGCAGCTACAGATGCTGTTCATCTCGGCATTCTTCGCGCTGTCGATGGGCACGACCGTCATCGTCGCGCACGCGTTCGGCGCTGGCGAGCACCACCGGATCAACATCGCAGCCAAGCAATCGACGGCAGCCGGGCTCGTCCTGTCGATCGTCGTCGCGATCATCGTCTTCGCGCTGGCGCATCCGATGCTGGCAATGCTCGGCGCAGAGACGAACGTCATCGACGCCGGGGCGCGATTCCAGCGCATCTCCTCAATCGGTTACGTCTTCATGGCGATGATGTTCATCCTCGGCGGCGCGTTGCGCGGCGTCGGCGACACCCGCACACCAATGCTGGTCACCGCCGGCATCAACGTGCTGAATGTCGTCGTTGCCCTGCCGCTGATCTTCGGATTCGGGCCGATCCCCGGATTGGGGCTGGATGGCGCGGCGATCGGACAGGTCGTCTCGCGCATGGCCGGCGCGGCGATCATGGGCTGGTTGCTGCTGCGCGGCATGCAGGGCATCTCGATCGCCGGTCGCGACGGCTGGCTGCCGGATCTTTATTATCTGAAGCGTCTGGCAGACATCAGCATCCCCTCGATGGGGGAATCGCTGCTGCGCTCGGGTGGGCAGATTCTGTTCGTCGTCATCGTCTTCATGCTCGGCACAGCCGTCGCCGCCGGACACCAGATCGCCCAGAATGCCGTCTTCCTGTCGATGTTCCCGGGCTTCGGCTTCTCGATGGCTGCCACGGCGCTGGTCGGGCAATCGCTGGGCGCGAAAAATCCCGAGCGAGCCAAGGCCGCAGCCCTCACCGCGACGCGCGCCTGCGTCGTCTGGATGTCGGTCATGGGCGCGGCGTTCTTTCTCTTCGCCACGCCGATCATGGAGCTATCAGCCACCGGCGATGATCGTCAGACGATCATCGACGCCGGCGTTGCCGCGTTGCGGGTGATCGCTTTCGCCCAGCCAATTCAGGCGATCGGCTTTGTCCTCGCTGGCGCACTGCGTGGCGCAGGTGACACGCGCTTCCCGATGATCTCGACCGGTGTATCGATGTGGATCTTCCGTATCCCGCTGGCTTATGCCTTCGCAATCACGCTGGGGCTGGGGTTGGGTGGCGTCTATCTGGCGATGGCAACCGACAACTTCATCCTGATGATGATGAATATCTGGCGCTACCGGCAGGGCCGCTGGCTGACGAGCCGCCTCGGGCCGAAATCTCCCGACGCCCCGGAGCTCAGCGAGCCTGACCGCACGCCGTACATCGAACCCGAGCGCGAGCTGGCAGGGGCCGGGCAGGCACCTCCCGATGCCCTCGTCCGACGCAAGGGGCTATAA
- a CDS encoding FtsX-like permease family protein: MDSIFGLSMTTIMIVVLAIMGLCLLTTVVIALKNPVIFRMAIRNIPRRKAQTVLIMVGLMLATLIIAASLTTGDSIDHSITSSTYKGLGQVDETVAFVGNSGGEGTIAVNNLPIDASIADQLEAALADNPDIEAVMPVLTESVPILNVDKRLSEPSVVMTGVDPARVESFGGLETPNGDAIDFAALTAQTEPLPADAAALLEQFAAEVPGGLSIDPASLVVHPVVISQDLAKEIEASEGDLLVFFYNNQPQPVRVAAIGRGSLMTGFSASAQDSRILGFTMPLADVQQIIGLEGKARFIAISNRGGIEDGANLTDSVMPAIKDAVAGLENGDQLGVNPIKQDAIKGAETFGNIFMSLFIVLGLFSVAAGILLIFLIFMMLAAERRSEMGMARAVGMKRGHLVQGFIAEGTAYDLGAALLGAAAGVGVAFAIAIIMSRMVGDFFSISPHATWRSLVVAYALGVSVTFLTIIFASVRSSRLNIVAAIRDLPEEVNFSRGKRPAWTWWSKLPRIGPSIGISLISILWFPLEVIWNILLIPVKLIVWLLRILAHNVGWGPFLTVVGALLMLSGVAEKSIFQFSTGLTFVALGLSLFLSRYLPKRPVYTFFAALMLIFWLLPQNWSNAILPDLGNGGFEMFFVSGLSMVTFSTLIIMWNADMAVGIISMFGRTFSRWLPAVKTAIAYPLSSKGRTGLTIAMFSMVIFSLVTLTTINANFVELFSTDQADAGWDISVTTNPANPISDLKGALAGSDVNVDDFQAVGRVDSIALENSEIRNVGSEDWKRAVVSGMDAAYMDAADIPLEARAPGYATDADVWAALRSGEKVAIVDANTFTADEFGNDPDAFAAPKDVSIVNGTFPAFQIEVNSLQSGATETWTVIGAIDSKVSTLFGIYTSDQVFASAFPQADSSTLFVQLSPSAQGNADSIAKQIESALLTSGAQADSIQDILESFVAVQNGIFKLLQGFMGLGLFVGIAALGVISFRSVVERRQQIGMLRAIGYQRGMVATSFLLESLVIAGLGVISGTVLALILSYNLINADDFSEGQTFTGFVIPWGTVLFFVIASLVAAAIMTWIPARKASSVPIAEALRYE; this comes from the coding sequence GTGGATAGTATTTTCGGGCTGTCGATGACGACAATCATGATCGTGGTCCTCGCGATCATGGGGTTATGTCTATTGACAACCGTCGTCATCGCACTGAAGAATCCAGTCATCTTCCGGATGGCGATTCGGAATATTCCGCGCCGCAAAGCCCAGACCGTCCTGATCATGGTCGGTCTGATGCTGGCGACACTGATCATCGCCGCCTCACTGACCACCGGTGATTCGATCGACCACTCCATCACCAGCTCGACCTATAAGGGCCTCGGTCAGGTCGATGAGACGGTCGCGTTCGTCGGCAACTCCGGCGGCGAAGGCACGATCGCCGTCAACAACCTGCCGATCGATGCCTCCATTGCCGATCAGCTTGAGGCTGCGCTGGCCGACAATCCTGATATTGAAGCGGTCATGCCGGTGCTGACCGAATCTGTGCCGATTCTCAACGTCGATAAGCGCCTCTCGGAGCCGTCCGTAGTCATGACCGGCGTCGATCCGGCCCGCGTCGAAAGCTTCGGTGGCCTTGAGACGCCGAACGGTGACGCGATCGACTTCGCTGCGCTCACGGCGCAGACCGAGCCGCTCCCCGCTGATGCCGCCGCGTTGCTCGAGCAGTTCGCCGCAGAGGTACCGGGCGGTCTCTCGATCGACCCGGCATCGCTCGTGGTCCACCCCGTCGTCATTTCGCAGGATCTGGCGAAGGAAATCGAAGCGTCCGAGGGCGACCTGCTCGTCTTCTTCTACAACAATCAGCCGCAGCCGGTGCGCGTTGCCGCAATCGGTCGCGGTTCGCTGATGACCGGTTTCTCCGCCAGTGCGCAGGATTCTCGAATTCTTGGCTTCACCATGCCGCTTGCTGACGTGCAGCAGATCATCGGCCTGGAGGGCAAGGCCCGCTTCATCGCCATCTCGAACCGCGGCGGTATCGAGGACGGTGCAAACCTGACCGATAGCGTCATGCCGGCGATCAAGGACGCCGTCGCCGGGCTGGAGAACGGCGATCAGCTCGGCGTGAACCCAATCAAGCAGGATGCGATCAAGGGTGCCGAGACGTTCGGCAACATCTTCATGAGCCTGTTTATCGTGCTGGGCCTGTTCTCGGTTGCTGCCGGTATCCTGCTCATCTTTCTGATCTTCATGATGCTGGCTGCAGAGCGCCGTTCGGAGATGGGCATGGCCCGCGCGGTCGGCATGAAGCGCGGCCATCTCGTGCAGGGCTTCATCGCCGAAGGGACGGCCTATGATCTCGGCGCGGCGCTGCTTGGTGCGGCGGCTGGCGTTGGCGTCGCCTTCGCGATCGCGATCATCATGAGCCGGATGGTCGGCGACTTCTTCTCGATCAGCCCGCACGCCACCTGGCGCTCGCTGGTTGTCGCCTACGCGCTGGGTGTGTCGGTCACCTTCCTGACGATCATCTTCGCGTCGGTGCGCTCCAGCCGCCTGAATATCGTGGCCGCAATCCGCGACCTGCCCGAGGAAGTCAACTTCAGCCGCGGCAAGCGCCCGGCCTGGACGTGGTGGTCGAAGCTGCCGCGCATTGGCCCGTCGATCGGCATCTCGCTGATCAGCATCCTCTGGTTCCCGCTGGAGGTGATCTGGAATATCCTGCTGATTCCGGTGAAGCTCATCGTCTGGCTGCTGCGCATCCTCGCCCACAATGTCGGCTGGGGCCCATTCCTGACCGTCGTCGGTGCGCTGCTGATGCTCAGCGGTGTGGCCGAGAAGAGCATCTTCCAGTTCTCGACTGGCCTGACATTCGTGGCGCTGGGTCTGTCCCTCTTCCTCAGCCGCTACCTGCCGAAGCGCCCGGTCTACACGTTCTTCGCGGCGCTCATGCTGATCTTCTGGCTGCTGCCGCAGAATTGGTCAAATGCCATTCTTCCTGATCTGGGAAACGGCGGCTTTGAGATGTTCTTTGTCTCCGGCCTGTCGATGGTGACGTTCTCGACGCTCATCATTATGTGGAATGCCGACATGGCCGTTGGCATCATCTCGATGTTTGGCCGGACATTCTCGCGCTGGCTGCCGGCTGTCAAGACCGCCATCGCCTACCCGCTCTCCTCGAAGGGCCGTACCGGCCTGACGATCGCGATGTTCTCGATGGTGATCTTCTCGCTGGTGACGCTGACGACGATCAACGCCAACTTCGTCGAGCTGTTCTCGACCGATCAGGCCGACGCGGGTTGGGACATCTCAGTCACGACCAACCCGGCCAATCCGATCAGTGACCTGAAGGGTGCGCTGGCCGGCAGCGATGTCAATGTCGACGACTTCCAGGCGGTCGGACGCGTGGATAGCATCGCCTTGGAGAATAGCGAGATTCGCAACGTCGGCAGCGAGGACTGGAAGCGCGCGGTCGTGAGCGGAATGGACGCAGCATACATGGATGCTGCTGACATCCCACTGGAGGCTCGCGCCCCCGGTTACGCCACGGATGCCGACGTGTGGGCGGCGCTGCGTTCTGGCGAGAAGGTCGCGATCGTTGATGCCAACACCTTTACGGCAGACGAGTTCGGGAACGACCCGGACGCCTTCGCCGCGCCGAAGGATGTCAGCATCGTGAACGGCACCTTCCCTGCTTTCCAGATCGAGGTCAACAGCCTCCAGTCGGGTGCGACCGAAACCTGGACCGTGATCGGTGCAATCGATTCCAAGGTGAGTACGCTATTCGGCATCTACACCTCGGATCAAGTGTTCGCTTCGGCATTCCCCCAGGCGGACTCCTCGACTCTGTTCGTCCAGCTGTCGCCGTCGGCACAGGGCAACGCCGACTCGATCGCGAAGCAGATCGAATCGGCCCTACTCACGAGCGGCGCGCAGGCCGATTCGATTCAGGACATCCTGGAGAGCTTCGTTGCTGTCCAGAACGGCATCTTCAAGCTGCTGCAGGGCTTCATGGGCCTGGGCTTGTTCGTCGGCATTGCCGCGCTGGGTGTGATCTCGTTCCGCTCAGTCGTCGAGCGCCGTCAACAGATCGGCATGTTGCGCGCGATCGGCTACCAGCGTGGCATGGTGGCAACGTCGTTCCTGCTTGAATCGCTGGTCATCGCTGGCCTGGGCGTAATCAGCGGCACCGTGCTGGCTCTGATCCTCTCCTACAACCTGATCAACGCTGACGACTTCTCCGAAGGTCAGACCTTCACCGGCTTCGTCATCCCGTGGGGCACGGTCCTCTTCTTCGTGATCGCCTCACTCGTCGCCGCCGCGATCATGACCTGGATCCCAGCCCGCAAGGCGTCGTCGGTCCCGATCGCCGAGGCGCTGCGCTACGAATAA
- a CDS encoding membrane protein, giving the protein MAIDNRSSFPVRLLMLLAGLFIFAVSMALSLQCNLGASSWTVLHDGISRQTPLSIGIVTQIVGLVMLLVSWAGGIRPGFGTLANMILIGSFLDLILWSGVIPEAESYPVRIAMLLASVIVIGLGSALYIKAGFGAGPRDSFMLVVHRRTGLRLGIARWMIEVTAVVFGIILGGDFGIGTIIFSMLVGFSVDWFFRLLGVRIVGPNRSAAQTAKA; this is encoded by the coding sequence GTGGCCATCGACAACCGCTCGTCATTTCCCGTGCGCCTGCTGATGCTCCTGGCCGGGCTGTTCATCTTCGCCGTCTCGATGGCGCTATCGCTACAGTGCAACCTCGGCGCAAGCTCGTGGACCGTGCTGCACGACGGCATTTCGCGCCAGACGCCGCTCTCGATCGGCATCGTTACCCAGATCGTCGGCCTCGTCATGCTGCTCGTCTCGTGGGCAGGCGGTATCCGGCCGGGGTTCGGCACGCTGGCGAACATGATCCTGATCGGCTCGTTCCTCGATCTCATCCTGTGGAGCGGTGTCATTCCTGAAGCCGAGAGCTATCCGGTGCGCATCGCGATGCTGCTGGCGTCGGTCATCGTCATCGGGCTGGGGTCGGCGCTATATATCAAGGCCGGCTTCGGTGCCGGTCCGCGCGACTCGTTCATGCTGGTCGTCCATCGCCGCACCGGCTTGCGTCTGGGGATCGCCCGCTGGATGATCGAAGTGACAGCGGTCGTGTTTGGCATCATCCTTGGCGGCGACTTCGGCATCGGCACGATCATCTTCTCGATGCTGGTTGGATTCTCCGTCGACTGGTTCTTCCGCCTGCTCGGCGTGCGGATTGTCGGGCCGAACAGATCGGCCGCACAGACGGCAAAGGCATGA